A window from Verrucomicrobiota bacterium encodes these proteins:
- a CDS encoding arylsulfatase has product MKSKLAFFCILLATGVCSEAATATASVRRPNIVVILADDQGWGDLSVNGNSNLSTPNIDSLARTGAIFDRFYVCPVCSPTRAEFFTGRYHPRGGVRGVSTGGERLDLDERTIGDTFKAAGYATGAFGKWHNGTQWPYHPNARGFDEYYGFTSGHWGSYFDPPMDHNGKPAKGKGYITDDLTDHAIQFIEKSKDRPFFCYVPYNTPHSPMQVPDRFYQKFAKADLKKRSHDAGQEDLDFTRAALAMCENIDWNVGRILQRLDELKLADHTIVIYFSDNGPNSWRWNGGMKGRKGSTDEGGVRSPFLIRWPGRIPAGTRVPQIAGAIDLLPTLADLAGISMASQKPLDGISLTPLLLGKPIPGKDAFRRVPDSSPGPETKVRDGVKSVPTQIAEGASHFFHELPVVAARAARRTGRREHVAPRRGWPPLRGVFAEERLGEIHARCRKLLRSLIQSAPGHLA; this is encoded by the coding sequence ATGAAATCGAAACTCGCCTTCTTCTGTATCTTGCTCGCCACTGGGGTCTGCTCGGAGGCAGCCACTGCCACCGCCTCCGTTCGCCGCCCGAACATCGTTGTCATCCTCGCGGACGACCAGGGCTGGGGCGATTTGAGCGTGAACGGCAATTCCAATCTGTCCACGCCGAACATCGATTCGCTCGCCAGGACCGGCGCGATCTTCGATCGATTCTATGTGTGTCCGGTGTGTTCGCCGACGCGCGCGGAATTCTTCACGGGCCGCTATCACCCGCGCGGCGGCGTGCGCGGCGTCTCGACCGGCGGCGAGCGCCTGGATCTCGACGAAAGGACCATCGGCGACACGTTCAAGGCCGCCGGTTACGCGACCGGCGCGTTTGGCAAATGGCACAACGGCACGCAATGGCCGTATCATCCCAACGCCCGCGGCTTCGACGAATACTACGGCTTCACCTCCGGTCATTGGGGCAGCTATTTCGATCCGCCCATGGACCACAACGGAAAGCCGGCGAAAGGCAAGGGCTACATCACGGACGACCTGACCGATCACGCGATCCAATTCATCGAGAAAAGCAAGGATCGCCCGTTCTTCTGTTATGTGCCTTACAACACGCCGCACTCGCCCATGCAGGTTCCCGATCGCTTCTACCAGAAATTCGCCAAGGCCGATTTGAAAAAGCGCAGCCACGACGCCGGCCAGGAAGATCTGGACTTCACGCGCGCCGCGCTTGCGATGTGCGAGAACATCGACTGGAACGTCGGCCGCATCTTGCAGCGCCTCGACGAACTGAAGCTGGCCGACCACACCATCGTGATTTATTTCAGCGATAACGGCCCGAACAGTTGGCGCTGGAACGGCGGCATGAAAGGCCGCAAAGGCTCGACCGACGAAGGCGGCGTGCGTTCACCGTTTCTCATTCGCTGGCCGGGCCGCATTCCGGCGGGAACGCGCGTGCCGCAAATTGCCGGGGCCATTGATCTCTTGCCGACGCTTGCGGACCTTGCGGGTATTTCGATGGCGAGCCAGAAGCCGCTCGACGGCATCAGCCTCACGCCGCTGCTATTGGGCAAACCAATCCCTGGTAAGGACGCGTTCCGCCGCGTCCCTGACTCTTCGCCCGGACCGGAGACAAAAGTCAGGGACGGAGTGAAATCCGTCCCTACCCAGATCGCGGAAGGAGCCAGTCACTTTTTTCACGAGCTTCCCGTGGTGGCAGCTCGAGCCGCGCGACGAACTGGCCGGAGAGAACACGTTGCTCCTCGCCGAGGCTGGCCGCCGCTACGTGGCGTATTTGCCGAAGAGCGGCTCGGCGAAATTCACGCTCGCTGCCGGAAACTATTGCGCTCGCTGATTCAATCCGCGCCTGGGCACCTGGCGTGA